The following coding sequences are from one Chitinimonas sp. BJYL2 window:
- a CDS encoding GspE/PulE family protein, with protein MKKFLPVRGHGDYRLSVKALVEALVDEGHVAAAEAEAFLIPARTSAHGKTHPFLSIALQNWRSAKTDELLDVEWLGRWLGARIQLDWFHIDPLKIDVAAVSGVVSHGYASRSAILPVAVDATSVTLATAEPFVRDWEDELGRILKREIKRVLADPEAIARYLPEFYNLSRFVKQAVAQSGTQSPTANFEQLVQLGRTGNVDANDHHIVALVDWLFQYAFSQRASDIHLEPRREAGHVRFRIDGVLYSVYQVPPSVMVALLSRIKVLGRMDLAEKRRPQDGRVKTKSPDGREIELRLSTMPTAFGEKLVMRIFDPAILVKDFTALGFGPDDEKRWQGFVRQPHGIVLVTGPTGSGKTTTLYTTLKQLATEEVNVCTVEDPIEMIEPSFNQMQVQTNIDLNFAECVRTLLRQDPDIIMVGEIRDRETADMAVQAALTGHLVLSTLHTNDAPSAITRLLELGVPPFLVSATLVGVMAQRLVRTLCPHCRQSAPVDDVQWNALVAPWKAPAPKGAYRPVGCLECRNTGYMGRVGLYEMLSVSNELRRLIAGGGEPGVLREQAIKDGLKPLKLAGAQKIAAGQTTLEEVVKVVPSDQF; from the coding sequence ATGAAGAAATTCCTGCCTGTCCGCGGTCATGGCGATTATCGCCTCTCAGTCAAAGCGCTGGTCGAAGCGCTGGTTGATGAAGGCCATGTTGCTGCCGCCGAGGCCGAGGCCTTCCTGATTCCGGCGCGTACCTCGGCGCACGGCAAGACGCACCCGTTCCTGTCGATAGCGCTGCAGAACTGGCGCAGCGCCAAAACGGACGAACTGCTGGATGTGGAATGGCTGGGCCGCTGGCTGGGCGCACGCATCCAGCTCGATTGGTTTCATATCGATCCGCTCAAGATCGATGTGGCGGCGGTCTCCGGCGTGGTCAGCCACGGCTATGCCAGCCGTTCAGCCATCCTGCCTGTGGCGGTGGATGCCACCTCGGTCACGCTGGCCACGGCCGAGCCGTTCGTGCGCGATTGGGAAGACGAGCTGGGCCGCATCCTCAAGCGCGAGATCAAGCGTGTACTGGCCGATCCGGAAGCCATTGCCCGCTATCTGCCCGAGTTCTATAACCTCTCGCGCTTCGTCAAACAGGCGGTGGCGCAGAGCGGCACGCAAAGCCCCACCGCCAACTTCGAGCAACTGGTGCAGCTGGGCCGCACCGGTAATGTCGATGCCAACGATCACCATATCGTCGCCTTGGTGGACTGGCTGTTCCAGTACGCCTTCTCGCAGCGCGCGTCCGATATCCACCTCGAACCGCGCCGCGAGGCCGGCCATGTGCGCTTCCGCATCGATGGCGTGCTCTATTCGGTGTATCAGGTGCCGCCCTCGGTGATGGTGGCGCTGCTGTCGCGCATCAAGGTGCTGGGTCGCATGGATCTGGCCGAGAAGCGCCGCCCGCAGGATGGCCGCGTCAAGACCAAGTCGCCCGATGGCCGCGAGATCGAACTGCGGCTTTCCACCATGCCCACGGCTTTTGGCGAGAAGCTGGTAATGCGGATTTTTGACCCGGCCATCCTGGTCAAGGATTTCACCGCGCTGGGCTTCGGTCCCGATGACGAGAAGCGCTGGCAGGGTTTTGTGCGCCAGCCGCACGGCATCGTACTGGTCACCGGCCCCACGGGTTCGGGCAAGACCACCACGCTCTACACCACGCTCAAGCAACTGGCGACCGAAGAGGTCAATGTCTGCACCGTCGAAGACCCGATCGAAATGATCGAGCCTTCGTTCAACCAGATGCAGGTGCAGACCAATATCGACCTGAACTTTGCCGAGTGCGTGCGTACGCTGTTGCGCCAGGACCCCGACATCATCATGGTCGGCGAAATCCGCGACCGCGAAACCGCCGACATGGCCGTGCAGGCTGCGCTGACCGGTCATCTGGTGCTCTCGACCCTGCACACCAACGATGCGCCCAGCGCGATCACCCGTCTGCTCGAACTGGGCGTGCCGCCCTTCCTTGTCAGCGCCACGCTGGTGGGCGTGATGGCGCAGCGGCTGGTGCGCACGCTGTGCCCGCATTGCCGCCAGAGCGCGCCGGTTGACGATGTGCAGTGGAATGCCTTGGTGGCACCGTGGAAGGCGCCCGCACCCAAAGGTGCTTACCGCCCCGTGGGTTGCCTGGAGTGCCGCAACACCGGCTATATGGGCCGTGTGGGTCTTTATGAAATGCTCAGCGTCAGCAACGAGCTGCGCCGCCTGATTGCCGGCGGCGGCGAGCCGGGTGTGCTGCGCGAACAGGCGATCAAGGATGGCCTCAAGCCGCTCAAGCTGGCGGGTGCGCAGAAGATCGCCGCAGGCCAGACCACGCTCGAAGAAGTGGTCAAGGTTGTCCCTTCCGACC
- a CDS encoding TlyA family RNA methyltransferase, with amino-acid sequence MPDLIRADILLAELGLAPSRTLAQQYIAAGRVSVIEAGRRMPVSKASQKLLADAEIEVEPDDADAYVSRGGLKLAGALAHTGLQVRGWRCLDAGISTGGFTDCLLQAGAAHVVGVDVGHGQLHPQLMDDERVTLFEGVNARSLDAAELLEANDGEGYDLIVADLSFISLTLVLPALVPLAKPGARLLCLIKPQFEVGRDNVGKGGLVRDTALYAEVKTRLCECAGSLGLRVDDWFDSPITGGDGNHEFFMLATQP; translated from the coding sequence ATGCCTGATCTGATCCGCGCCGATATCCTGCTTGCCGAGCTGGGCCTGGCCCCCTCGCGCACCCTTGCTCAACAGTACATTGCTGCCGGACGCGTGTCCGTCATCGAGGCAGGCCGCCGCATGCCGGTCAGCAAAGCCAGCCAGAAGCTGCTGGCCGATGCCGAGATTGAGGTCGAGCCCGATGATGCCGATGCCTATGTCTCGCGCGGCGGTCTCAAACTGGCGGGCGCCCTGGCCCACACCGGGCTCCAGGTGCGCGGCTGGCGCTGCCTCGACGCCGGCATTTCCACGGGCGGGTTCACCGATTGCCTGTTACAGGCTGGCGCAGCCCATGTGGTCGGCGTGGACGTGGGCCACGGCCAGCTCCACCCGCAGCTGATGGACGACGAACGCGTCACCCTGTTCGAGGGCGTCAATGCACGCTCGCTGGATGCCGCCGAGTTGCTGGAAGCCAATGATGGCGAGGGCTATGACCTGATCGTGGCCGATCTCTCGTTCATCTCGCTGACCTTGGTATTGCCGGCACTGGTGCCGCTGGCCAAGCCCGGCGCGCGCCTGCTGTGCCTGATCAAGCCGCAGTTCGAAGTGGGCCGCGATAATGTGGGCAAGGGCGGGCTGGTGCGCGATACGGCACTGTATGCCGAGGTCAAGACCCGCCTTTGCGAGTGTGCCGGCTCACTGGGGCTGCGTGTGGATGACTGGTTCGATAGCCCGATAACCGGTGGCGACGGTAATCACGAATTCTTCATGCTGGCGACGCAGCCATGA
- a CDS encoding YMGG-like glycine zipper-containing protein, with protein sequence MLNKTLSLVALLALSYPALASDSGAIVGGAVGGAAGAAIGQKIDGKNGAIIGAAIGGATGAAIGAKSDKPQTHVVEKRVIVVEHDDHPGRGKKKGHRKHKHHHHD encoded by the coding sequence ATGCTGAACAAAACCCTGAGCCTGGTGGCCTTGCTGGCCCTGTCCTATCCCGCGCTGGCCAGCGACAGTGGCGCCATTGTCGGCGGCGCGGTCGGTGGTGCTGCTGGTGCTGCAATCGGCCAGAAGATTGACGGCAAGAACGGCGCCATCATCGGCGCTGCCATTGGTGGCGCCACGGGTGCGGCCATCGGTGCCAAGTCTGACAAGCCGCAAACCCACGTCGTGGAAAAGCGCGTGATTGTCGTTGAGCACGACGATCATCCCGGCCGCGGCAAGAAAAAGGGTCATCGCAAGCACAAGCATCACCACCACGACTGA
- a CDS encoding SelT/SelW/SelH family protein produces the protein MPLPRIEIHYCTQCRWLLRAAWLAQELLSTFEQEIGEVALQPGTGGVFEIRVDGVIVWERKTDEGFPDAAALKQRVRDRIAPDRDLGHSDKHARKSAAADEK, from the coding sequence ATGCCATTGCCCCGGATCGAAATCCACTACTGCACCCAATGCCGCTGGCTATTGCGCGCCGCCTGGCTGGCACAGGAACTGTTATCGACGTTCGAGCAGGAGATCGGCGAAGTGGCGCTGCAACCCGGCACGGGTGGCGTCTTCGAGATTCGGGTTGATGGTGTGATCGTATGGGAACGCAAAACCGACGAGGGGTTCCCGGACGCCGCCGCACTCAAGCAGCGCGTGCGCGACCGGATTGCACCCGATCGCGATCTCGGCCATAGCGACAAGCACGCACGCAAGAGCGCTGCTGCGGACGAAAAATGA
- a CDS encoding site-specific recombinase, which yields MNLNDRLDHALQQLGHDPSPDSFAQLIAALRPRRADDTNNAINALRSLAFLLTRHEGYRHTLRQALLTLVGTRRQVHLYTDTGILSNEGLWSAFSRRLGAKLLPPAYEDSYLRDAFGRIFHRHDDFIWVQAVPDSVWLEVWQAMAWQETGSDGDARSIRLELVEAAQVLSYRISAIGLEPELVRNHPAIERFESPFLTQNVALRDYLERYKSREFDPALAHEDDAPVRVLLSQCEEIIARLRKTAAREGVSVSLTYLMVRLTQHLARLHLLLDLLAPEHAAERPLRLIGLFKQLVEADNRKTSLRDLFATNTDLLALQITEHAGRTGEHYIAGTRSEWLAMAKSAMGAGFIVGFMAMIKILLAKLKLAPLIEAFAYSMNYSLGFMLVHVLHFTIATKQPAMTAARIAADIEQHTKTSGDRLDAIAELIEAVARTQFVAILGNVLIAMPTALLIALGVQYGLGQVWVSPEKAHHLLHDLDPIRSLALPHAAIAGVCLFLSGLISGYYDNKAVYNQIPARLMQRRWPRKLFGEVRWGRFCAYVENNLGALAGNFFFGIMLGSMGTIGFLLGLPLDIRHITFSSANLAYAAVALDFQLSWQTWLTSLVGIALIGFTNLAVSFGLALFVALRSRRTRFVDGAALMGRVLRRFVRKPQHFFVAPREAAPTTSAGH from the coding sequence ATGAATCTGAACGACCGCCTCGACCATGCACTCCAGCAACTGGGCCACGACCCCAGCCCGGACAGTTTTGCCCAGCTGATCGCCGCCCTGCGGCCACGTCGCGCTGACGATACCAATAACGCCATCAACGCCCTGCGCTCGCTGGCCTTTTTGCTGACCCGCCATGAAGGCTACCGCCATACGCTGCGTCAGGCGCTGCTGACTTTGGTCGGCACGCGCCGTCAGGTTCATCTGTATACGGATACCGGCATCCTCTCCAACGAAGGCCTGTGGAGCGCCTTCAGCCGCCGCCTGGGCGCCAAGCTGCTGCCCCCTGCCTACGAAGACAGCTATCTGCGCGATGCCTTCGGGCGCATTTTTCATCGTCACGACGATTTCATCTGGGTGCAGGCCGTGCCCGACTCTGTCTGGCTCGAAGTCTGGCAAGCCATGGCCTGGCAGGAAACGGGCTCTGACGGCGATGCGCGCAGCATCCGCCTTGAGCTTGTCGAGGCCGCACAGGTGCTGTCGTACCGGATCTCGGCAATCGGCCTGGAGCCCGAACTGGTGCGCAACCATCCGGCCATCGAGCGCTTCGAATCCCCCTTCCTGACCCAGAACGTCGCGCTACGCGATTACCTCGAACGCTACAAATCACGCGAGTTTGACCCTGCGCTGGCGCATGAGGACGATGCGCCGGTGCGGGTACTGCTAAGCCAGTGCGAGGAAATCATCGCCCGTTTGCGCAAAACGGCAGCGCGCGAAGGTGTCAGTGTCAGTCTCACCTATCTGATGGTGCGTCTGACCCAGCATCTGGCGCGCCTGCACCTCCTGCTTGATCTGCTGGCCCCCGAGCATGCCGCGGAGCGACCACTGCGGTTGATCGGCCTGTTCAAGCAGCTTGTCGAAGCGGACAACCGCAAGACCAGCCTGCGCGATCTGTTTGCCACCAATACCGATCTGCTAGCCCTGCAGATCACCGAACATGCGGGGCGCACTGGCGAGCACTACATTGCCGGCACCCGCAGCGAGTGGCTGGCGATGGCCAAGTCGGCCATGGGGGCCGGTTTCATCGTCGGCTTCATGGCCATGATCAAGATCCTGCTGGCCAAGCTCAAGCTTGCGCCGCTGATCGAGGCGTTTGCCTACAGCATGAACTACTCGCTGGGCTTCATGCTCGTGCATGTGCTGCATTTCACCATTGCGACCAAACAACCAGCGATGACCGCTGCACGCATCGCGGCCGATATCGAGCAGCACACCAAGACCAGCGGCGACCGGCTGGATGCGATTGCCGAGCTGATCGAGGCGGTGGCGCGTACCCAGTTCGTGGCCATACTCGGCAATGTGCTGATAGCCATGCCGACCGCCTTGCTGATTGCACTGGGGGTGCAATACGGGCTGGGGCAGGTGTGGGTGAGCCCCGAAAAAGCTCACCATCTGTTGCATGATCTCGACCCCATCCGCAGTCTGGCACTCCCGCATGCCGCCATTGCCGGTGTCTGCCTGTTCCTGTCGGGGCTGATTTCCGGCTATTACGACAACAAGGCGGTCTACAACCAGATACCGGCCCGGCTGATGCAGCGACGCTGGCCCCGCAAACTGTTTGGCGAGGTCCGCTGGGGACGTTTCTGTGCTTATGTGGAAAACAATCTCGGCGCGCTGGCGGGTAACTTCTTCTTCGGTATCATGCTGGGCTCCATGGGTACCATCGGCTTCCTGCTTGGCCTGCCGCTGGACATCCGCCACATCACCTTCTCGTCGGCCAATCTGGCCTATGCCGCCGTGGCGCTGGATTTCCAGCTCAGCTGGCAAACCTGGCTGACTTCACTGGTCGGCATTGCCCTGATCGGGTTCACCAATCTGGCCGTGAGCTTTGGTCTGGCGCTGTTTGTGGCGCTCCGATCGCGTCGTACGCGCTTTGTCGATGGCGCGGCCCTGATGGGGCGAGTTCTACGTCGCTTCGTACGCAAGCCCCAGCATTTTTTTGTGGCGCCACGGGAGGCCGCACCCACGACCTCCGCCGGTCACTGA
- a CDS encoding 1-acyl-sn-glycerol-3-phosphate acyltransferase, whose protein sequence is MLHYPLRAVQALYSLYVGLMFISCVMAVMPFYLLAPVLSERQSLTLMYAVNRGIMRLWSWLTLIRVRVEGQAAWEPAPVIVGNHCNMLDMPVCAIACARPVKVLAKQEFARIPVLGFLFRRFAVLVERDSSESRQRSVTILNQALAEQWPVFIFPEGTRNRGDTPLQDFRDGPFRVAVQAQVPIQPFVQINMRGVQMLNSLLFRPGKLTFRWLPPVPTAGLGEADLPALRERIKAMIEAELRRDDPAFCARP, encoded by the coding sequence ATGCTCCACTATCCGCTGCGCGCCGTTCAGGCGCTTTACAGCCTGTACGTCGGTCTGATGTTCATCAGCTGCGTCATGGCCGTCATGCCGTTCTATCTGCTGGCCCCCGTGCTCAGCGAGCGGCAGTCGCTGACGCTGATGTATGCCGTCAATCGCGGCATCATGCGGCTATGGTCCTGGCTCACGCTGATCCGGGTGCGAGTGGAAGGGCAGGCCGCCTGGGAGCCGGCACCAGTCATTGTCGGTAACCACTGCAATATGCTCGACATGCCGGTCTGTGCGATTGCCTGCGCCCGGCCGGTCAAGGTGCTGGCCAAGCAGGAATTTGCGCGCATCCCGGTGCTGGGTTTCCTGTTCCGCCGCTTTGCCGTGCTGGTCGAGCGCGATTCGTCCGAGAGCCGCCAGCGCAGTGTGACCATCCTCAATCAAGCCCTGGCCGAGCAATGGCCGGTGTTCATCTTCCCAGAGGGCACCCGCAATCGCGGCGATACACCGCTGCAGGATTTCCGTGATGGCCCGTTCCGTGTGGCGGTTCAGGCCCAAGTGCCTATTCAGCCCTTCGTGCAGATCAATATGCGCGGCGTGCAGATGCTGAATTCCTTGTTGTTCCGCCCGGGAAAGTTGACCTTCCGCTGGCTGCCGCCGGTACCGACGGCAGGCTTGGGCGAAGCTGATCTACCCGCGCTGCGTGAGCGCATCAAGGCGATGATCGAGGCGGAGTTGCGCCGCGATGATCCCGCTTTCTGCGCTCGCCCCTGA
- a CDS encoding EAL domain-containing protein codes for MMPVRQRDDASPTVGAITRDYLEALEAAGQLIGESDSDALGRALAAIGRATGADGVALYRHPVGGLRAEQVGTWIGTLAIPGMVNAGMARLDYRLYRDLHETLQAGLMLERRVSELLPATQVMLGPLGVQHLLCVPLFDAGELIGFVALVFLGVPRPRIAGEPRLLATLTNYLSLALVRADAEQRSAVNATRLATLVGATEDMVFELSAEGVVVNVWSHHPALPEKNLIGLPIDLAFPQDMAWALGQALPRALASEAREQFEFTLPRLDGVIYCIGRLQAVPSEDGSHRHAVALVRDVTELMRDEARHRAMVETLDLLEEAVVEFTETGILTQLSAAWATLRLDHGASQREIGQPLNLFVEAEDHRQLDRVRAEVLASGESGSVRFRLRRNGAEPIWLEARLLPNWGANGEAQGLRGILRDVTDAHLTETHIRQLALYDGLTGLPNRVLLDDLMHQALARAKRNGTRVALGFIDLDHFKQINDAFGHHAGDQVLATMSRQIRAVLREEDVLARWGGDEFIVILPDLADLATLSQVAERLREIARQGVVLEGIETRPTISIGIAIYPDNAESAESLLRAADTTLYHAKAMGRNNVQFYGDIVHLKGLGREQMAIQTRLNQAVLNNQLQVFFQPIVNARTGEVTSIEALARWHDDQIGWIAPQVFIPLAEKLGLISELSEQITVQALTKLRGWRQRGLKQPLALNVSRNLLFSPRFVRNLIDTVAEYDLKPADVIVEVTESLALTDQARQSRHLLMLHESGFRIAIDDFGTGYSSLSQLHDMPIDILKVDLSFTARLNNESGRRVMQAIVQMSHALGLDVVVEGVETLEAARFLQGLGVERMQGFHFSEPVPAGVCELHMQLGLDGKI; via the coding sequence ATGATGCCCGTACGCCAACGTGATGACGCATCGCCCACCGTGGGCGCCATCACCCGCGACTATCTGGAGGCCCTTGAGGCCGCCGGGCAGCTTATCGGCGAGTCCGATAGCGATGCACTCGGTCGTGCACTGGCCGCCATCGGCAGGGCGACCGGTGCCGATGGTGTGGCCTTGTACCGGCATCCCGTAGGGGGCTTGCGGGCCGAGCAGGTGGGCACCTGGATCGGAACATTGGCGATACCCGGCATGGTCAATGCCGGCATGGCCAGACTGGATTACCGTCTGTATCGTGATCTGCACGAGACCCTGCAGGCCGGCCTGATGCTGGAGCGCCGTGTCAGCGAGCTGCTGCCCGCCACGCAGGTCATGCTGGGCCCGCTAGGGGTGCAGCATCTTCTGTGCGTGCCGCTGTTCGATGCGGGTGAACTGATCGGTTTTGTGGCCCTGGTGTTCCTGGGGGTGCCCCGACCACGCATTGCGGGCGAGCCCCGTCTGCTCGCCACCCTGACCAACTATCTGTCACTTGCGCTGGTGCGCGCAGATGCGGAACAGCGCAGTGCGGTGAACGCCACCCGGCTGGCCACGCTGGTGGGGGCGACCGAAGACATGGTCTTTGAGCTCAGCGCCGAGGGCGTGGTCGTCAACGTCTGGTCGCACCATCCCGCCCTGCCTGAAAAGAACCTGATCGGCCTGCCCATCGACCTTGCCTTCCCGCAAGACATGGCTTGGGCGCTGGGACAGGCCCTGCCGCGTGCGCTGGCATCGGAAGCGCGCGAGCAATTCGAATTCACCTTGCCGCGCCTGGATGGGGTGATCTACTGCATAGGCCGTCTGCAAGCGGTGCCCAGTGAAGACGGTAGTCACCGCCATGCCGTAGCGCTGGTACGTGATGTCACCGAACTGATGCGCGACGAGGCCCGGCATCGCGCCATGGTCGAAACGCTGGATTTGCTTGAAGAGGCCGTGGTTGAGTTCACCGAGACCGGCATACTCACCCAGCTCTCGGCCGCCTGGGCCACCTTGCGGCTGGATCACGGCGCCAGCCAGCGCGAGATCGGTCAGCCGCTGAATCTGTTTGTGGAAGCCGAAGACCATCGCCAGCTGGACCGCGTTCGCGCCGAGGTGCTCGCCAGTGGCGAGTCTGGCAGCGTACGCTTCCGTTTACGCCGTAACGGTGCCGAGCCGATCTGGCTGGAGGCCCGTCTCCTGCCCAACTGGGGTGCCAATGGTGAAGCCCAGGGCTTGCGCGGCATCCTGCGCGACGTGACCGACGCGCACCTGACCGAAACCCATATCCGCCAGCTGGCGCTCTACGACGGCCTGACCGGCCTGCCCAACCGGGTACTGCTCGATGACCTGATGCACCAGGCGCTGGCGCGCGCTAAGCGCAACGGCACGCGGGTGGCGCTGGGCTTCATTGACCTGGATCACTTCAAGCAGATCAACGACGCCTTCGGTCACCATGCGGGCGACCAGGTGCTCGCCACCATGTCGCGGCAAATCCGTGCCGTACTGCGCGAGGAAGATGTGCTGGCCCGTTGGGGCGGGGACGAGTTCATCGTCATCCTGCCGGATCTGGCCGATCTGGCCACGCTGAGCCAGGTGGCCGAACGCCTGCGCGAGATTGCCCGCCAGGGTGTGGTGCTCGAAGGCATCGAAACGCGGCCCACCATCTCCATCGGTATTGCCATTTATCCCGACAATGCCGAAAGTGCCGAATCCCTGCTGCGTGCGGCCGACACCACGCTGTATCACGCCAAGGCCATGGGCCGGAACAATGTGCAGTTCTATGGCGACATCGTGCATCTCAAGGGCCTGGGCCGTGAGCAGATGGCGATCCAGACGCGGCTCAACCAGGCGGTGCTCAATAACCAGTTACAGGTGTTCTTCCAGCCCATCGTCAACGCACGCACGGGCGAAGTTACCTCCATCGAGGCCCTGGCGCGCTGGCATGATGACCAGATCGGCTGGATTGCGCCGCAGGTGTTCATCCCGCTGGCCGAAAAGCTTGGCCTGATCAGCGAATTGTCCGAGCAGATCACCGTGCAGGCGCTGACCAAGCTGCGCGGCTGGCGCCAGCGCGGGCTCAAGCAGCCGCTGGCGCTCAATGTGTCGCGCAACCTGCTGTTCTCGCCGCGTTTTGTGCGCAATCTCATCGACACGGTGGCCGAGTACGATCTCAAGCCCGCCGACGTGATTGTGGAAGTGACCGAAAGCCTGGCGCTGACCGATCAGGCGCGTCAGTCGCGCCATTTGCTGATGCTGCATGAATCCGGATTCCGGATTGCCATTGATGATTTCGGCACCGGCTACTCCTCGCTCTCGCAGCTGCACGATATGCCGATCGACATCCTCAAGGTCGATCTGAGCTTCACCGCCCGCCTCAACAACGAATCGGGCCGCCGGGTCATGCAGGCCATTGTGCAGATGTCGCATGCACTGGGGCTGGATGTCGTCGTGGAAGGGGTGGAGACACTCGAAGCCGCCCGCTTCCTGCAGGGCTTGGGCGTGGAGCGCATGCAAGGCTTCCACTTCAGCGAGCCGGTGCCCGCTGGCGTCTGCGAGCTGCATATGCAGCTGGGTCTGGACGGTAAAATATGA
- the topA gene encoding type I DNA topoisomerase, whose translation MADNLLIVESPSKAKTLKKYLGKDFEILASYGHVRGLVRKDGSVDVDHGFAMKYQVIPKNAKHVDAIISAAKLAQNVYLATDPDREGEAISWHLLEILHGKKALDNKLVKRVVFHEITEGAVKAAVANPRDVDSHLVNAQQARSALDYLVGFNLSPLLWRKVRSGLSAGRVQSPALRLICERENEIRAFTAQEFWTLHLDSHKGKTAFSSRLNEWRGKKLDQFDVPNESSHAEILAALQGKPASVANIEKKRKSRNPAAPFTTSTMQQEAVRKLGMTTDKTMRTAQQLYEGIALGDGTVGLITYMRTDSVALANEALGEIRDYIGQHFDAESLPANPVMFKNKSKNAQEAHEAIRPTSIFRTPESVKAYLSGEQFKLYEMIWKRTLACQMAPARFDTTSVDIAMGEGVFRATGQVLVFAGFLAVYEEDVDDAEDEDNAKLPALEVGEALPTDKLYGEQHFTQPPPRFSEASLVKALEEFGIGRPSTYASIIKTLKDREYVNLDKKRFTPTDTGEVVNKFLTEHFSQYVDYQFTSKLEDKLDEISNGERDWVPVMEEFWTGFSQQVEEKKALKRSEVTHEALDEACPKCQKQLTVRLGKRGRFIGCTGYPECDYTRDMNETAEQKAEADAEMPQVIEGRLCPLDEGQLVVKAGRYGKFIGCANYPKCKHIEPLEKPKDTGVTCPSCKLGTLSERKSRYGKLFYSCNTYPKCTYATWNPPINETCPKCQWPVLTLKTTKRKGLEKVCPQKECGYAEQVLTPEQVAAQADAADAEA comes from the coding sequence ATGGCCGACAACCTGCTGATCGTCGAATCGCCTTCCAAGGCCAAGACCCTCAAGAAATATCTGGGCAAGGATTTTGAAATCCTCGCTTCCTACGGCCATGTGCGCGGACTCGTGCGCAAGGACGGTTCGGTCGACGTCGATCACGGCTTTGCCATGAAGTACCAGGTGATCCCCAAGAACGCCAAGCATGTCGATGCCATCATCAGCGCCGCCAAGCTTGCGCAGAATGTCTATCTGGCAACTGACCCGGACCGCGAAGGCGAGGCGATCAGCTGGCACTTGCTGGAAATCCTCCACGGCAAGAAGGCACTCGACAACAAGCTGGTCAAGCGCGTGGTGTTCCACGAGATCACCGAGGGCGCCGTCAAGGCAGCGGTGGCCAATCCGCGCGATGTGGACAGCCATCTGGTCAACGCCCAGCAAGCGCGCTCGGCACTCGATTACCTGGTGGGTTTCAACCTCTCGCCGCTGCTGTGGCGCAAGGTGCGCTCGGGCCTGAGTGCCGGTCGTGTACAGAGCCCGGCACTGCGCCTGATCTGCGAGCGCGAGAACGAAATCCGCGCGTTTACCGCGCAGGAGTTCTGGACCCTGCATCTCGATAGCCACAAGGGCAAGACGGCCTTCTCGTCGCGTCTGAACGAATGGCGCGGCAAGAAGCTTGATCAGTTCGATGTGCCCAATGAGTCCAGCCACGCCGAGATCCTCGCGGCCCTGCAGGGCAAACCGGCCTCGGTCGCGAATATTGAAAAGAAGCGTAAGAGCCGTAACCCGGCCGCGCCGTTCACGACCTCGACCATGCAGCAGGAAGCCGTGCGCAAGCTAGGCATGACCACCGACAAGACGATGCGCACCGCGCAGCAGCTGTACGAAGGTATCGCGCTGGGTGATGGTACGGTCGGTCTGATCACCTATATGCGTACCGACTCGGTGGCGCTGGCCAATGAGGCCTTGGGCGAGATCCGCGATTACATCGGCCAGCATTTCGATGCCGAGTCGCTGCCGGCTAACCCGGTCATGTTCAAGAACAAGTCCAAGAACGCCCAGGAAGCGCACGAAGCGATTCGTCCGACCTCGATCTTCCGCACGCCTGAGTCGGTCAAAGCCTACCTCAGCGGCGAACAGTTCAAGCTCTACGAGATGATCTGGAAGCGCACGCTGGCCTGCCAGATGGCACCGGCACGCTTTGATACGACCAGCGTCGACATCGCCATGGGTGAGGGCGTGTTCCGCGCCACCGGCCAGGTGCTGGTGTTCGCCGGCTTTCTGGCCGTGTACGAAGAAGACGTGGACGACGCTGAAGATGAGGACAACGCCAAGTTGCCCGCGCTCGAAGTCGGCGAAGCCCTGCCGACCGACAAGCTCTATGGTGAACAGCACTTCACCCAGCCGCCGCCGCGTTTCTCGGAAGCCAGCCTAGTGAAGGCGCTCGAAGAGTTCGGCATCGGTCGCCCCTCGACCTACGCGTCCATCATCAAGACGCTCAAGGATCGCGAGTACGTCAATCTCGACAAGAAGCGCTTCACGCCCACTGATACGGGTGAAGTCGTCAACAAGTTCCTGACCGAGCACTTCAGCCAGTATGTGGACTACCAGTTCACCTCCAAGCTCGAAGACAAGCTCGACGAAATCTCCAACGGCGAGCGCGACTGGGTGCCGGTGATGGAGGAGTTCTGGACGGGCTTTTCGCAGCAGGTCGAGGAGAAAAAGGCCCTCAAGCGCTCCGAAGTCACCCACGAAGCGCTCGACGAAGCCTGCCCCAAGTGTCAGAAGCAGCTCACCGTGCGCCTGGGCAAACGCGGCCGCTTTATCGGTTGTACCGGCTACCCCGAGTGTGACTACACCCGCGACATGAACGAGACGGCCGAACAGAAAGCCGAAGCCGATGCCGAGATGCCGCAAGTCATCGAAGGTCGCCTGTGTCCGCTCGATGAGGGGCAGCTGGTGGTCAAGGCCGGCCGTTATGGCAAGTTCATCGGCTGTGCCAATTACCCCAAGTGCAAGCACATCGAGCCGCTCGAAAAGCCCAAGGACACCGGTGTTACCTGTCCGAGCTGCAAGCTGGGTACCTTGAGTGAGCGCAAGTCGCGTTACGGCAAGCTGTTTTACAGTTGCAACACTTATCCCAAGTGCACTTACGCCACCTGGAACCCGCCGATCAACGAGACCTGCCCGAAGTGCCAGTGGCCGGTACTGACCCTCAAGACCACCAAACGCAAGGGTTTGGAGAAGGTGTGCCCGCAGAAGGAATGCGGTTACGCGGAACAGGTGCTGACGCCCGAACAGGTTGCGGCACAAGCCGACGCAGCAGACGCCGAGGCCTGA